A DNA window from Vanessa cardui chromosome 16, ilVanCard2.1, whole genome shotgun sequence contains the following coding sequences:
- the LOC124536039 gene encoding uncharacterized protein LOC124536039 isoform X3, translated as MGETTEVTSDGWSLARNGGAGDARAVCRRRRTPRFTTQHTASRRRVRSRRASTVTSPLSASRADEKQFSTSTEQVRERRARVGGHGGRAAGASGSGRRGRRQERRPSAKGDSMVGAHGRAAAGHVPAGQRAAALRDGATPGCALAAARRVTSPHLRTSLSYHAYIPLSGRSDSSECTRVPEYYRLDNLFIWDSRPPDRAAERVRVLCDMCDRVV; from the exons ATGGGAGAAACAACAGAGGTTACAAGCGATGGTTGGTCGCTTGCAAGAAATGGTGGAGCAGGAGACGCGCGCGCGGTCTGCCGCCGCCGCAGAACGCCTCGGTTTACCACCCAGCATACAGCTTCCCGACGGCGAGTACGGTCAAGACGCGCATCTACAGTTACGAGTCCCTTATCAG CAAGCCGAGCTGACGAGAAGCAGTTTTCAACCTCCACCGAACAAGTGCGTGAGCGACGTGCCCGAGTGGGCGGGCATGGCGGACGCGCCGCCGGGGCGTCGGGGTCCGGGCGGCGGGGGCGGCGGCAAGAAAGACGGCCTTCTGCAAAAGGCGACTCGATGGTGGGTGCGCATGGGCGCGCGGCCGCCGGCCACGTTCCTGCCGGCCAGCGCGCCGCCGCCCTGCGTGATGGTGCCACGCCGGGCTGCGCCCTCGCCGCCGCCCGACGCGTGACGTCGCCGCATCTCCGCACCTCTCTATCATATCACGCTTACATTCCATTATCGGGACGATCAGACTCGTCGGAGTGCACGCGCGTCCCGGAGTATTATAgacttgataatttatttatttgggactCGCGCCCGCCCGACCGGGCTGCGGAGCGCGTACGCGTGCTTTGTGATATGTGCGACAGGGTCGTGTAG